CACGCGCCTGCGGGTTGGGGCGTTACAGGAGTTGCAGCGCAAAGGTGTTATCGTCGTCACGGGTCCTTATTGCCCCATCGCGGTCTTTTGGCATGACGGGCGAGTTTACGCCGTTGACAACCGCTGCCCGCACATGGGCTTCCCGCTGCACAAAGGTCCGGTGCAAGACGGCATTTTGACCTGCCCGTGGCACCATGCCCGCTTTGACCTGTCCAGCGGTTGCACCTTTGACCTTTGGGCGGACGACGCCCCGTCCTTTCCCGTTGAGGTGCAAGACGGCGAAGTGTTCGTGCTCGTCCCGCCCCTTGACAACGAACGAGTGCGTCGCCACTGGTTGCGCCGATTGCGGGAAGGCATGGAGCACGGTTTGGATTTAGTCGTCGCCAAAGCGGTCATTCACCTTTTGCGCGCGGGAGCGGATTACCGTGCGTTGGTGCAAGTCGGTGCCGAGTTGGGGACGCGCTACCGCAACAGTTGGGCATCGGGCATGACCATTTTGACAGCGATGGCAAACCTTGTGCCGTTGCTGCCGACAGACGAAGCGCTGCGGGCGCTTTTTCATGGGCTTTCGCATGTCGCCAGCGACATTCAAGGGCAAGCGACACGCCGAGAGCGCCAACCGCTGGAAGGCAGCACCGCCACCCTCACACAGATCAAACGCTGGCTACGCCATTGGACTTTGGTGCGCCATCGAGACGGCGCAGAACGATGCCTGCTGACGGCGCTGGCAAATGGCGCGACACCGGCGGACATCGCTGATTTGCTCTTCACCGCAGCCACCGACCGCCCGTTTGCCGATGGCGGGCACCTCGTGGACTTTTGCAACAAGGCGATGGAATTGTTGGATTTGATTGGCTGGGACTTTGCCCCGCAGGTGTTGCCGACTTTGACGACGCAACTGGTGTCCAGTCGTGGCGGCGAAGAGAACAGCGCATGGCGCTATCCGGTTGACCTTGTGGCGCTCATGCGGGAAGCGGAAGCCCAATTGCCCGAATGGTTGCGACAAGGACGACAGCACCGCATGGATGGGAAACCTACGATGCCCGTCGCCCACCTTGCCCACGCCTTGCTCAGCGACAAACCGCAGGACATCTTGAGCGCGTTGCAAGAAGCAGCAGTCAGTGGGATAAAACCGACGGAGTTGAGCAAGGCGCTATGCTATGCGGCAGCGTTGCGCATCGCTCGCTTCGGCGAAAGCAACGAGTTTGGCGACTGGATTACCGTCCTGCACACCTTCAGCTACTGCAACGCCGTCCATCAAACGCTCAAACGGTTTGGCGACACCGCGTCAGCGGAAGTCGTGCGAGCAGTATGGCATGGAGCGATGGCGGTTTACCTTGACCGCTTCCTGAACATTCCGCCTGAACCGTTGCCGGGCGAACGCAGTCCGCTGAGCGATTTGCCGACCGATGCGGGCGCGTTACGAGCAGCGATTTTGGAGGCTTGCGACAAGACGGGGCAGGATTTGACCGTCGCAGCGTTGACGGCGCACTACTTGCAGTTACGCCATCCCGTTGAACCGCTGCTGGCGACATTGGCGCACTGCGTCTTGCGCGAAGACGCCGACTTTCATACCTTCCAGATGCTTGAGGCGGGGATCCGACAGTTTCAGGAATGGGGCACGACGACCGAAGGGCAACACATTCTCATCGCGACCGCTCGCTATATCGCTGCCCACGCCCCGACCCAGCGTGCCAACGAACAAACCTTCAGGATCGCGTGGCGGTTGCATCGGGGCGAGGCGCTGCATGACGCTGTATGAATTGGGCGCAACACAATGGGCAGGGCGAACGGTATCTGCCAGCGGCGGTCTTTAACGGATGCAGTGATGGGAGGACAGCACGACATGCCAAGCGGCGTGATGCATAATTTTAAAGGAGAACGATGCCGGGGTGGCGGAAACGGCAGACGCGCCAGACTTAAAATCTGGTGGGTTGAAAGCCCGTGCGGGTTCGAGTCCCGCCCCCGGCATTGGCGGCAACTGTCGTCGCATCGCCCTTACATCTTCACCTCCCTCGTGGCGCGAATAGATTTCTCCTGCCCCGAACAAGACTGCAAGCCCTTGCGGGCTTGTTTACCAAGAAGATGCATACACGCCCTCCGACGGCGGTTCAGGAGAACCGCCCTCCGAAAGGGGCTTGGTTTACCAAGAAGATGCATGACACCCACGCTTCTGCGGGACTACTGGGTCGCTGGCAAACTTCGTTTTGGGTGTAAGAGGTGACAGACGATGCGGAAGTTGTTCTATCAACTTGTGGAGTTGTTGGAGCAAGGCGTTCCCTTCGCGTTCGGTGAAGTGGTGGAGACGCACGGCTCAACGCCACAAAAGCCCGGCGCCAAAGCCATTTTCCTTGCAGACGGTCGGTCCTCCGGCACGCTTGGCGGGGGCTGTCTGGAAGCCGAATCGCGTCGGGTCGCGTTGGAATGCCTACGGGAGCGGTCACGCAGTTTGCTGACGCTGCACCTCAACGACGATTTCGGTTGGGACGACGGTTTGATTTGTGGCGGCACGGCAAAAGTTTTTCTTGACGGCAAACCCGATGAGCACGATGCCTTGTGGCGCGCGGTGGCTGATTTTCTGAAATCCCGCCGGCGCGGTGCGTTGCTGGTTATCGTTAACGCTGCGGCTCCTTCTTTGTTGGGAGTGCGGTGGTTGGTGGAGGTCAACCCTGACGGTAAAGCCGAGGTCGTCATGGCGTCCCCTCCCGATGCTCCCTCGCTGCCCCCCGAAGCCCTTGGGTTAGCCCAGCAAGTCGTGCAGCAACGGGAAGAAAAAACGCTGCGCGTGCCATTGCAGGGGGCGACAGCGGAATTGTTTGCCGAGCCGTTGCTACCGCGCCCCCATCTCATCGTCGTGGGCGCAGGGCACATCGGCGCCGCAGTCGCGCATTTGGGCGCGTTGTTGGAGTTTGAAGTGACCGTCATAGATGACCGTCCCAGTTTCGCCAACCGCGAGCGGTTACCTGAGGCAGACCACATTTTGGTCGGCGATATCCCTCAAACTGTCGCTCAGCAACCGATAGACCAAGACACTTACATCGTCATCGTCACGCGGGGACATCGGCACGACGCGCAGGTGCTCCGCGAAGTCGTCAAGGCTGTGGATACTGCGGCTTATATCGGCATGATCGGGAGCCGACGCAAAATCAAACTCATCTACGATGAACTTTTGGAACTTGGGCTGGCGACGCCGGAGCAATTGGCGCGCATTCATGCGCCGCTGGGGATTGACATCGGCGGCGAAAGCGTCTGGGAAATCGCCGTCAGCATCGCCGCAGAGTTAGTTTGGGTACGGAACGGGCAAGCAGGGACATTGCGTCCGCTCAATGAACGGACGCGCCCGCTCGTGCTCAGCGAAACTGCTGGCGGTTAGCCCTAAAGCGTGGGGTGTTTGGGTGGGGGAACGAATGGCGTCCTCTGAAAAACAGCGAAGGGCGCACTGGCTCCTGTTTTCCGCTTCAAGATCGCGTCGGCTATAATTGTTACAACTCTCCGATACGCCCGGTGGACGGAGGTGCGACGGCAGAAATGGGAAAAAAACGCCAGCGTTGGACGCGCGAGCGCATCGTTGAGGAAATCCGCAAACTCCACGCGAAGGGCGTCCCGCTGAACATGGCATCGGTGCGGCGAGTGTTCTCCGCGTTGGTCGCGACAGCGTGCTCACGGAAATATTTCGGCAGTTGGCGGGCAGCCGTGGAAGCCGCCGGCATCAACTACGATGAAGTCGTGCAAATCAAACGATGGACACCGGACGCTGTCTTGCAGGAAATTCGCCGCTTGCACCGTCAAGGCGTTGATTTGCGCCCTTCCGCAGTCGCTCGGATCAGGCAAACATTGGTCTTGACAGCGCGTCGTTATTTTGGTGGTTGGAGAGAGGCTTTAAAAAAAGCCGGCGTTGATTACGACGAATATGTGCAACGCTTGAACGACCGTCGTGTGCAAACAGACAAACAGCAGGTCATTGAAGCCATACGACGGCTGTATCAAGAGGGCAAATGGGAAGAAATCAGCGGCGCATGGCGCTACCACCTCTCACTTTTTCGCAAGGCGCGGCACCGTTTCGGCAGTTGGCGGGCGGCTGTGGAGGCTGCCGGACTGGACTACGATGAAGTCGTGCAACGGCAAAAATGGACGCGCGAGCGTATCGTTCGCGAAATCCAGCGGCTCTATGCCGAGGGCAAGGATCTGAGCGTGACAGCCGTGCAGCGCACTTACCCGTCGTTGTTAGCCATCGCCCAGTCACCCCGCTATTTCGGTAGTTGGCGGGCTGCGGTGGAAGCCGCTGGGTTGGATTACGAACTGATCAAGCGTCAACGGGGACGGCGCCGGCGTGAACCGGTGCGGGTGCGTGTCAGCGCCCCCGATGCGTAAGGGGGGAGAAGGGAGTATGGAAGCCGCTGTTCCCGCCAACCTGAAAGCCTTTCTACAAGAGGTGTTGAACACACCGACCAAACAGGAACTGTTGGTCTTTTTCGCGACAAACCAAGCGATGGACACCGTCAAGGGATTGGCAGTCTGGTTGGGGCGTCCGGAAGCAGAACTTTGGCAAGCTGCCGAAGCGTTGGTGCAAGCGGGGTTGTTGCACCGCAGCGGCGAGGGGCGCGACGCCGTTTACAGTTACCGCCCGCACCCTGAATTGCGCCCGTTGGTGGACGCTTTTGTGGCTCTTTATCAATCGGCGCGGGTGCAGTTGCTGCAAGAGATGGAACACATCCGTCGTCAAGCTCAATCGGCGCAGGAACAATTGCGCGCTTTGCAATGGGAGCAGAGTCGGTTCCGATTGGTGCTCGCCAGCATGTTGGACGGTGTGCTCGTGCTATTGCCCGATGGCACTGTTTCTTACCTCAACGATGCAGCGGCGCAATTGATAGGGCGCCGTCCTGCAGAGGTTATCGGGCGTAACCTATCCGAAATAGAAACCCCGCTGACCGTTGCCCTGCACAAAAGCGCTGCTGAAGTCTTTCAACCGCCCCACCCCGCCTTGGCGCGCGAATGGCATTTGCCCGACGCGACGGTGGTGCGGGGTAACCTTATGCCAGTTTTTAACGAAACGCACCAATGCATCGGGGTCGTCGCCGTCCTCTCAGACATCACAGCAGTGCGCCGTCGCGAGCGGGAACAGCGGGAGGTGCTGGCGGTTTTAGCCCACGACATCAAATCGCCGTTAACCGCCATCCGAGGGTTCGCCTTATCGGGCGTTAAAGGGTTCCTCGGTGAGGTTCCAGCCAACGCCCAGCGAGCGTTTCAAGTCATCGCCGAACAGGCTGACCGGGTGTTGAGCATGATCCAGCAAATGGTGCGGTTGATGACGGACTTGCCCGGCGGCACGACGCTGCGTCCGGTGCGGTTTGACCTGCGGGAGTGCGTCAACAGCATCGCTAACGCCTACGAAGGCGAGTGTGCGGAGCGAGGGTTGACCTTATCGGTGGAACTGGCGTCGCAGCCGGTATGGGTGCATGCCGACCGTGATTTGATGGAGCGTGCCATCGCCAACTTGTTGAGCAACGCGGTGAAATATAACCGCGAAGGTGGGGCTGTATGGGTGCGTGTCTGGGCGACGGAACATGACGCTGTCGTGGAGGTGGAAGACACGGGTGTCGGTATCCCCCCAGCGGAGTTGCCCCTTGTGTTCCAGCAGTTTTATCGCGCTTCCAACGCCCTTGGGGAAGGGTCAGGTGTGGGCTTGGCATTTGTGCGTCAAGTCGTAGAAGCCCATGGCGGTCGGGTGGAAGTGACCAGTTCCGTCGGGCAAGGCAGTCTTTTTCGGGTCGTGCTGCCGTTAGCGACACGCCCTTCGGTCGCTGCGGCGTTGCGTTAAAAGGCGTCACGGCGGCGTTTCCTGTGGTTTCGGTGGCGACTGCTCTTTGCCCTTGTCCTCTTCCTCTGTCACGATGAACGCCACTTTGACGGGCGGGTCAAACTGGGCTTCGTCCGTTTGTAAGTTGATGACAGCACGGGGGCATTGAAAGCGGTGCCCTTTTGTCAGTTCGTCCACGACGATGTTGCCTTCCAAAGTCAGAATTTCGTCCCGCGTCAGGTAAATAAGTTTGTCGGCGCGACCTTTGTAGCGCCCTTGTTGCTCAAACTGCACATTGCCCGTTGCCACGACCCGCCGGTCGCGGTAGTAATATTCGGCGCGGTCGCAAGTCAATCGCCCGCCGCGTTGGCGCAACCGCTCGCGGAAACTTTCCCGTTGTTTCTGCGCCGTTGTGCCTTCCTTCTGGGTCGGTGGGTTCGACGCTGGGTTTGACCCCGCCTTACTGGGTTCAGTAGCCTTGCGGGGTTTGATGGTGACTTCAACGGGTCCGAAAAATACGGCGATGCGCCGGCGCGCGTCTATTTGGGCGCGAGGTGCCGTCGCCACCGTTTCAGGGTCTTCAAACCGAGCGCCGCCTTCCACCTGAACTTGTTCTGTGGCTCTGTTGTAGACTGCCCGCTGTGCGGTGACTTTGTAGTCCTCGCCCTCTTCCGTAATGACGACATCTTGGGCGATCAACTCAT
This window of the bacterium HR17 genome carries:
- the resE_1 gene encoding Sensor histidine kinase ResE, with translation MEAAVPANLKAFLQEVLNTPTKQELLVFFATNQAMDTVKGLAVWLGRPEAELWQAAEALVQAGLLHRSGEGRDAVYSYRPHPELRPLVDAFVALYQSARVQLLQEMEHIRRQAQSAQEQLRALQWEQSRFRLVLASMLDGVLVLLPDGTVSYLNDAAAQLIGRRPAEVIGRNLSEIETPLTVALHKSAAEVFQPPHPALAREWHLPDATVVRGNLMPVFNETHQCIGVVAVLSDITAVRRREREQREVLAVLAHDIKSPLTAIRGFALSGVKGFLGEVPANAQRAFQVIAEQADRVLSMIQQMVRLMTDLPGGTTLRPVRFDLRECVNSIANAYEGECAERGLTLSVELASQPVWVHADRDLMERAIANLLSNAVKYNREGGAVWVRVWATEHDAVVEVEDTGVGIPPAELPLVFQQFYRASNALGEGSGVGLAFVRQVVEAHGGRVEVTSSVGQGSLFRVVLPLATRPSVAAALR
- the pucA gene encoding putative xanthine dehydrogenase subunit A, with the translated sequence MRKLFYQLVELLEQGVPFAFGEVVETHGSTPQKPGAKAIFLADGRSSGTLGGGCLEAESRRVALECLRERSRSLLTLHLNDDFGWDDGLICGGTAKVFLDGKPDEHDALWRAVADFLKSRRRGALLVIVNAAAPSLLGVRWLVEVNPDGKAEVVMASPPDAPSLPPEALGLAQQVVQQREEKTLRVPLQGATAELFAEPLLPRPHLIVVGAGHIGAAVAHLGALLEFEVTVIDDRPSFANRERLPEADHILVGDIPQTVAQQPIDQDTYIVIVTRGHRHDAQVLREVVKAVDTAAYIGMIGSRRKIKLIYDELLELGLATPEQLARIHAPLGIDIGGESVWEIAVSIAAELVWVRNGQAGTLRPLNERTRPLVLSETAGG
- the hcaC_1 gene encoding 3-phenylpropionate/cinnamic acid dioxygenase ferredoxin subunit, whose product is MAVTVEATRLRVGALQELQRKGVIVVTGPYCPIAVFWHDGRVYAVDNRCPHMGFPLHKGPVQDGILTCPWHHARFDLSSGCTFDLWADDAPSFPVEVQDGEVFVLVPPLDNERVRRHWLRRLREGMEHGLDLVVAKAVIHLLRAGADYRALVQVGAELGTRYRNSWASGMTILTAMANLVPLLPTDEALRALFHGLSHVASDIQGQATRRERQPLEGSTATLTQIKRWLRHWTLVRHRDGAERCLLTALANGATPADIADLLFTAATDRPFADGGHLVDFCNKAMELLDLIGWDFAPQVLPTLTTQLVSSRGGEENSAWRYPVDLVALMREAEAQLPEWLRQGRQHRMDGKPTMPVAHLAHALLSDKPQDILSALQEAAVSGIKPTELSKALCYAAALRIARFGESNEFGDWITVLHTFSYCNAVHQTLKRFGDTASAEVVRAVWHGAMAVYLDRFLNIPPEPLPGERSPLSDLPTDAGALRAAILEACDKTGQDLTVAALTAHYLQLRHPVEPLLATLAHCVLREDADFHTFQMLEAGIRQFQEWGTTTEGQHILIATARYIAAHAPTQRANEQTFRIAWRLHRGEALHDAV